A stretch of DNA from Corallococcus silvisoli:
CGCCTGGGACTTCAGCATGCTGCTCGCGATGGAGCGCGAGTGGATGCAGCACCTGTTGTTCAACTGGACCACGAACGAGCGCCTGAAGTTCCGCTTCGACTCGTCCAGTCCGCTCTATGGCGCCCACCACCAGAAGCTCGTCGTCGTGGACGGCGTGCTGGCGTTCACCGGGGGCATGGACGTCTGTGATTGTCGCTGGGACGACCGGGACCATCCCGCGAGCTCGACGCTGCGCTGCGACTCCGGCCGCGACCCGCACGGGCCCTACCATGACGTGCAGACGGTGTTGATGGGCCCCGCGGTGAAGCCGCTCGCGGAGCTGTTCGAGGCGCGCTGGGCGCACTCGGGCGGCGGCGAGCTCCACCTGGAGCCGGTGGCCCGCGACGACCTCTCCTTCGAAGCGACGATGCCCGCGCCTCCGGGCCCGGTGGCCATCAGCCGCACCTTCGGCAAGACGATCCTCCCTCCGCAGGAGGAGGTGCAGGAGATCCGCGCGCTGTACGTGGACGCCATCCACGCGGCCGACCGCTTCATCTACATCGAGAACCAGTACTTCTCCTCGCGCGCCATCCACGACGCGCTCGTCATGCGCATGCGCGCGGCGGGGCGGCCCCGGCTCCAGGTGATGCTGGTGCTGCCCCGTCAGCCGGAGGCCCTGCGCGAGCAGCTCGCCATGGGCGTGGCCCAGGTGCGACTCCTGCGCGCGCTGCGCGACGTGGCGGCGGAGACGGGCCACGGCTTCGCGGTGTATGGCTCCGCGGCGAAGGGCGAGGACGGGGAGGATGTCTTCACGTACATCCACTCGAAGGTCCTCATCGTGGACGACACCTTCCTCACGGTGGGCTCCGCGAACACGACCAACCGCAGCCTGGGACTGGATTCGGAGCTGAACCTGAGCTGGGAGGCGGAAGCGCCGGGCGACGCCGCGTCGCGCGCCATCCGCCGGGTGCGCGTGTCGCTGATGGCCGAGCACGCGGGCCTCGCCGGCGTGACCGCGCTGCGCCCGCTGGTGGAGACCGGGGCCCTGGTGGAGACGCTGGACCGGCTGGCCCACGACGGGCAGCACCGGCTGCGCCAACACCCGCTGGAGACGGTGTTCGACCAGAACCCGCTCTTCAAGCCGC
This window harbors:
- a CDS encoding phospholipase D-like domain-containing protein, giving the protein MFRRPGADTLFPLQGQVISVTRILIPGRNCWTRTETHDAGVLVDARDYYRELYRAIRKARRSIVITGWQFDSDVTLLRGEDLEEAKGGEVRLLPLLDQMCRENPELHVYILAWDFSMLLAMEREWMQHLLFNWTTNERLKFRFDSSSPLYGAHHQKLVVVDGVLAFTGGMDVCDCRWDDRDHPASSTLRCDSGRDPHGPYHDVQTVLMGPAVKPLAELFEARWAHSGGGELHLEPVARDDLSFEATMPAPPGPVAISRTFGKTILPPQEEVQEIRALYVDAIHAADRFIYIENQYFSSRAIHDALVMRMRAAGRPRLQVMLVLPRQPEALREQLAMGVAQVRLLRALRDVAAETGHGFAVYGSAAKGEDGEDVFTYIHSKVLIVDDTFLTVGSANTTNRSLGLDSELNLSWEAEAPGDAASRAIRRVRVSLMAEHAGLAGVTALRPLVETGALVETLDRLAHDGQHRLRQHPLETVFDQNPLFKPLEPEDLLIDPEESVLDESLFEALHKGDDGLFASGVRLLSRWLVGKSCDAPPHRAIQPCAPDPDEGGTLGP